One region of Peribacillus simplex genomic DNA includes:
- a CDS encoding ABC transporter permease, translating into MFSALFNSFESGMIYAIMALGVYLTFRILDFPDMTVEGSFVTGASVAAIMIVNGFSPIIATLSAMVAGFIAGTMTGFLHTKGKINPLLAGILMMIGLYSINLRIMGASNIPLLSQTTIITNIQDAWAGTGVDNVLNGLLTIVGLGDSLPKTWAILIVMLIVALIIQAGMSAFLKTEIGLALRATGDNEAMVKSFSAHTGNMKILGLAIGNALVAFSGSLVAQYNGFSDIGMGIGIIVIGLASVIIGEALFGSKTIARATLAVIGGAIIYRIVVTLALRVDFLDTGDVKLITALIVVGALVIPKITDKQKEKSRKKRRLKEIQMRHGGTSSKGGEGYASVKSDL; encoded by the coding sequence ATGTTCTCAGCCTTATTCAACTCTTTTGAGTCGGGAATGATTTATGCGATCATGGCACTCGGTGTCTATTTAACATTCAGGATTCTCGACTTCCCGGATATGACAGTGGAAGGCAGTTTTGTGACAGGGGCCTCTGTTGCCGCCATTATGATCGTTAACGGTTTCTCGCCGATCATAGCCACGTTGAGTGCAATGGTTGCCGGGTTCATTGCTGGCACAATGACGGGTTTCCTTCATACGAAAGGGAAAATCAATCCACTCCTTGCAGGTATCTTAATGATGATCGGGCTTTACTCCATCAACCTAAGGATCATGGGTGCATCCAACATTCCGTTGCTTTCCCAAACAACCATCATCACGAATATTCAGGATGCCTGGGCTGGCACAGGGGTGGACAATGTGTTGAATGGTCTTTTAACGATCGTGGGCCTCGGTGATAGCCTGCCCAAAACGTGGGCCATACTAATTGTTATGTTGATTGTGGCTTTAATCATTCAAGCTGGAATGTCAGCTTTTTTAAAAACGGAAATCGGTCTTGCTTTACGTGCGACGGGTGATAATGAAGCAATGGTCAAGAGTTTTTCCGCCCATACAGGAAACATGAAAATCCTGGGACTTGCAATCGGAAATGCACTTGTGGCTTTCTCGGGATCCTTGGTTGCCCAATATAACGGGTTTAGCGATATTGGCATGGGGATTGGAATCATCGTCATCGGATTGGCATCCGTTATAATTGGCGAAGCGTTATTTGGCTCAAAAACGATTGCACGTGCGACACTTGCGGTCATTGGAGGAGCGATCATTTACCGAATCGTCGTAACTTTGGCACTCCGCGTAGATTTCCTTGATACAGGTGATGTTAAATTAATTACGGCACTTATTGTGGTCGGGGCACTTGTCATTCCGAAAATTACCGATAAACAAAAGGAAAAAAGCCGAAAGAAAAGGCGGCTCAAAGAAATACAGATGCGCCATGGTGGGACTTCATCGAAAGGGGGAGAAGGATATGCTTCAGTTAAATCAGATTTATAA
- a CDS encoding ABC transporter substrate-binding protein yields MKKKLYSTAAMTLVAGLLLAGCGNDKEKDAAKDEGGKDTFNIGVSQFVQHDSLDQAYKGFQAALKDSDINAKYDLQIAQGDQNNSQTIANNFVGDKVDLIFANSTPSALSALNATKDIPIVFTSVTDPVAAELVTSLDKPGGNVTGTTDSHPEAIAKSMKFLADELGAKTIGTVYNTGEQNSVVQIKNVKAEAKKAGLKVVEASVSTSADVKQAAESLIGKADAFYIFTDNTVVSALESVISVADDKDIPLFVGELDSVNAGGFAAYGFSYYDIGYEAGQKAVEILKDGKKPGDIPVQYPQKLKLVINEKAAKDMGVEIKEEWKADAEFVK; encoded by the coding sequence ATGAAAAAGAAATTATATTCAACTGCAGCTATGACATTGGTCGCAGGGTTATTATTGGCTGGGTGTGGAAATGACAAGGAAAAAGATGCGGCAAAGGATGAAGGCGGAAAGGATACCTTCAACATTGGGGTATCACAATTCGTACAGCATGATTCCTTGGATCAGGCATATAAAGGATTCCAGGCGGCATTGAAGGATAGCGACATCAATGCCAAATATGATCTTCAAATTGCACAGGGTGACCAAAATAACAGTCAAACGATCGCCAATAATTTTGTTGGGGATAAAGTGGATTTGATTTTTGCGAATTCCACTCCTAGTGCCCTAAGCGCTTTAAATGCGACCAAGGATATTCCAATCGTTTTTACATCGGTTACCGATCCTGTTGCGGCGGAGCTTGTTACATCTTTGGATAAGCCAGGCGGAAATGTGACGGGTACGACGGATTCCCATCCTGAAGCAATTGCCAAGTCAATGAAATTCCTAGCGGATGAACTTGGCGCCAAGACAATTGGAACCGTTTATAATACAGGGGAGCAAAATTCCGTCGTCCAAATAAAAAATGTGAAAGCGGAAGCGAAAAAAGCGGGATTGAAAGTTGTGGAGGCATCTGTCTCAACTTCTGCAGATGTTAAACAGGCAGCGGAATCATTAATCGGAAAAGCGGATGCTTTCTATATCTTTACTGATAATACAGTTGTTTCGGCACTGGAATCGGTCATTTCTGTGGCAGATGATAAAGATATCCCTTTGTTTGTTGGCGAGCTCGATTCCGTGAATGCGGGTGGTTTTGCAGCCTATGGCTTCAGTTACTATGATATTGGTTATGAAGCGGGGCAAAAAGCGGTTGAAATCCTGAAGGATGGCAAAAAACCCGGAGATATCCCGGTTCAATATCCACAAAAACTAAAATTGGTCATCAATGAAAAGGCAGCAAAAGATATGGGTGTTGAAATAAAAGAAGAATGGAAAGCAGATGCTGAGTTTGTAAAATAA
- a CDS encoding squalene/phytoene synthase family protein, whose product MTDQSNLHTKAMDFLLKTSRTFFIPISYLPKGLQEAIGAAYLCMRAIDEIEDHPDLPADTKVTLLHALSELLGADHREEELQSLFEPYKDFLPEVTLLLSDWIQFCPPGAKAKVLESTKEMAEGMAKWVTKDWQIHNEEELDDYTYYVAGLVGVMLSDMWNWYDGTETDRELAIAFGRGLQTVNILRNREEDAERGVNFYPDGWGFDEMLAHTEHNLTLADSYIGEIETKEIIQFCKIPLELAKATLKALKEGKEKIDRATVTEIVNQVVEH is encoded by the coding sequence ATGACTGACCAAAGTAACCTACATACTAAAGCAATGGATTTTCTCTTAAAAACAAGCCGGACTTTTTTCATTCCAATCAGCTATCTTCCAAAGGGATTACAGGAGGCAATTGGAGCTGCATACCTTTGCATGCGCGCCATCGATGAGATCGAAGACCACCCAGATCTGCCTGCAGATACTAAGGTCACCCTGTTACATGCTCTAAGCGAGCTGCTTGGGGCGGATCATAGGGAAGAAGAACTTCAATCGTTATTTGAACCATATAAGGATTTTCTGCCCGAAGTGACCCTGCTTCTTTCGGACTGGATTCAATTTTGTCCTCCCGGTGCAAAAGCCAAAGTCTTGGAATCGACAAAGGAAATGGCCGAAGGCATGGCAAAATGGGTTACTAAGGACTGGCAAATTCATAATGAAGAAGAGCTCGATGATTACACATATTATGTTGCGGGTTTAGTTGGCGTCATGCTGTCCGATATGTGGAACTGGTACGATGGAACGGAAACGGACCGTGAACTTGCCATCGCATTTGGCCGTGGACTCCAAACGGTCAATATCCTGCGTAACCGTGAGGAGGATGCAGAACGTGGTGTGAACTTTTATCCGGATGGCTGGGGTTTCGATGAGATGCTTGCCCATACGGAACATAATCTTACATTAGCCGATTCGTACATTGGGGAAATTGAAACGAAAGAGATCATCCAATTCTGTAAAATACCTTTGGAATTGGCAAAAGCCACATTGAAGGCCTTAAAAGAAGGCAAAGAAAAAATTGATCGTGCTACAGTTACCGAAATTGTTAATCAAGTAGTCGAACACTGA
- the rnz gene encoding ribonuclease Z: MDFVFLGTGAGVPAKARNVTSIALQLLEERGTVWLFDCGEATQHQILQTAVKPRKIEKIFITHLHGDHIFGLPGFLSSRSFQGGVDKLTVYGPHGIDAFIKTSLQVSGTHLKYPLEIIEIEEGVAFEDEQFTVTAMSLDHGIYSIGYRIVEKDRQGSLLVDRLLQEGVKPGPLFKALKNGQTVSLDDGRIINGKDYLSAPQKGRIITILGDTRVCSNALILADSADYLVHEATFSAEESEMASAYYHSTTVQAAETALKAGAKHLILTHISSRYTPEDSERLRKESEAIFANTIMAEDLMAIKVPLYS; the protein is encoded by the coding sequence GTGGATTTTGTTTTTTTAGGTACAGGCGCTGGCGTTCCGGCTAAAGCGCGTAATGTGACATCAATCGCCCTTCAATTATTGGAAGAGCGCGGGACGGTTTGGTTATTCGATTGTGGTGAAGCAACACAGCATCAAATTTTACAAACGGCAGTCAAACCGCGAAAGATTGAAAAAATTTTCATCACCCATTTGCATGGTGATCACATCTTCGGACTCCCTGGGTTTTTAAGCAGCAGATCTTTTCAGGGCGGAGTGGATAAATTGACCGTATATGGTCCACATGGCATTGATGCATTTATTAAGACGAGCTTACAGGTGAGTGGCACTCATTTAAAATATCCATTGGAAATTATTGAAATAGAGGAAGGCGTAGCATTTGAGGACGAACAATTCACAGTGACGGCCATGTCGCTGGATCATGGCATTTACAGTATCGGTTACCGGATTGTAGAAAAGGATCGCCAGGGAAGCTTGCTCGTCGACCGGCTGCTGCAAGAAGGTGTGAAGCCGGGTCCGCTTTTTAAAGCATTGAAAAATGGACAAACGGTCAGTCTTGATGACGGCCGTATCATAAATGGGAAGGATTATCTAAGTGCTCCGCAAAAAGGCCGGATCATCACGATTCTGGGTGATACGCGAGTGTGCAGCAATGCTCTCATTCTTGCTGATTCGGCGGACTACCTTGTTCATGAAGCTACATTTTCAGCAGAAGAATCTGAAATGGCATCCGCCTATTATCATTCGACCACCGTTCAGGCTGCAGAAACGGCTTTGAAAGCGGGAGCTAAGCATCTAATCCTTACCCATATCAGCTCACGGTATACTCCAGAGGATTCGGAGAGGTTAAGGAAGGAAAGCGAAGCTATCTTCGCAAACACGATCATGGCTGAAGATCTAATGGCCATTAAAGTTCCTTTATATTCATAG
- the zwf gene encoding glucose-6-phosphate dehydrogenase: MTENNKPTALIMIFGATGDLAKRKLFPSIYRLFQKEKINKFAVVGVARRSLTNEEFQTSVKDSILKFGHAEEKVDEFISHFHYHSHDVTSSESYLQLKDIAENLDRQYHLEGNRIFYLAMAPEFFGTIAEQIKAQGLTDSIGYKRLVIEKPFGHSFETAQKLNEQIRTAFAEDEIYRIDHYLGKEMVQNIEVIRFSNALFEPLWNNRYISNIQVTSSETLGVEERGRYYETSGALRDMVQNHLLQMVALLAMEPPIALTTEEIRSEKVRALRSLRPMKVDEVNQYFVRGQYGEGTIGDQALPAYRNEHNVNPESNTETYVAGKLMIDNFRWAGVPFYIRTGKRMDVKSTNIVVQFKDIPMNLYYKTEETLNPNLLVIHIQPDEGITLYLNVKKSGTTSNTKQMKLTVSNKGIEHINSPEAYEKLLFDSMRGDATNFTHWDEVALSWKFVDTISNAWENTKEESFPNYEAGSTGPLASDELLAEDGHIWWQIKKSENNDD; the protein is encoded by the coding sequence ATGACAGAAAACAATAAACCCACAGCATTGATTATGATTTTTGGTGCTACCGGAGATTTAGCGAAAAGGAAATTGTTTCCTTCCATATATCGACTATTTCAAAAAGAGAAAATCAATAAATTCGCCGTCGTTGGAGTAGCAAGGAGATCATTGACGAACGAAGAGTTTCAAACAAGTGTCAAGGACTCCATACTTAAGTTTGGACATGCGGAAGAAAAGGTAGACGAATTCATTTCCCATTTCCATTATCACTCCCATGACGTAACTAGCTCGGAATCATACCTGCAGTTAAAAGACATTGCCGAAAATTTAGACAGACAGTACCATTTAGAAGGAAATCGGATCTTCTATTTAGCGATGGCACCTGAGTTTTTCGGAACGATTGCCGAACAGATTAAAGCTCAAGGCCTGACTGATTCGATTGGATATAAGCGACTGGTCATAGAAAAGCCATTTGGGCACAGTTTCGAAACTGCTCAAAAATTGAATGAGCAGATTCGAACTGCATTCGCTGAAGATGAGATCTACCGTATCGATCATTATTTAGGAAAAGAAATGGTTCAAAATATTGAGGTCATACGTTTTTCAAATGCCCTATTCGAGCCGCTTTGGAATAACAGATATATATCTAACATCCAGGTTACTTCAAGTGAAACACTTGGCGTTGAAGAACGTGGGCGTTATTATGAAACTAGCGGTGCCCTAAGGGATATGGTCCAAAACCATCTGCTGCAAATGGTTGCCTTGCTTGCCATGGAACCCCCGATCGCTTTGACAACCGAAGAGATCCGAAGCGAAAAAGTGCGGGCATTGCGTTCACTTCGACCTATGAAGGTGGACGAAGTCAATCAATACTTCGTCCGTGGCCAATATGGTGAAGGAACGATAGGCGATCAAGCACTTCCGGCATACCGCAATGAACATAACGTAAATCCCGAATCCAACACAGAGACCTATGTTGCGGGTAAATTGATGATAGATAACTTCCGTTGGGCCGGTGTACCTTTTTATATCCGTACCGGTAAGAGAATGGATGTCAAATCAACGAATATCGTTGTACAATTCAAAGATATCCCAATGAATCTATATTATAAAACAGAAGAAACGTTGAACCCGAATCTTCTCGTTATCCATATCCAGCCAGACGAAGGTATCACACTGTACTTAAATGTTAAGAAATCCGGGACGACATCCAATACAAAGCAAATGAAGCTGACCGTATCCAACAAAGGGATCGAACACATAAATTCTCCTGAGGCATATGAAAAGCTATTGTTTGACAGTATGCGCGGAGATGCTACAAACTTCACTCACTGGGACGAGGTTGCCCTCTCATGGAAGTTCGTCGATACCATTTCCAATGCATGGGAAAATACTAAAGAAGAATCTTTCCCTAATTATGAAGCAGGATCCACAGGTCCACTTGCATCCGATGAACTCCTGGCAGAAGATGGACATATTTGGTGGCAAATCAAGAAAAGCGAAAATAATGATGATTGA
- the gndA gene encoding NADP-dependent phosphogluconate dehydrogenase yields the protein MTKQQIGVIGLAVMGKNLAFNIESRGYSISVYNRSGSKTDEMMKEAEGKNVTAAYTLEEFVHSLETPRKILLMVKAGAATDATIEQLKPLLEKGDIVIDGGNTFFKDTQRRNDELSKLGIHFIGTGVSGGEEGALTGPSIMPGGQKEAYELVAPILKDISAKVDGDACCTYIGPDGAGHYVKMVHNGIEYGDMQLISESYFLLKNLLGLSAEEFHEVFTEWNEGELDSYLIEITADIFKKYDEETGKPMVDIILDKAGQKGTGKWTSQSALDLGVPLPIITESVFARFISAIKDERVEASKILRGPKAESFTGDKKALIESIRKALYMSKICSYAQGFAQMKAASEENDWNLQYGEIAMIFRGGCIIRAQFLQKIKEAYDREANLNNLLLDPYFQGIVESYQGALREVVSTAVMNGIPVPCLSSALAYFDSYRTETLPANLIQAQRDYFGAHTYQRIDKEGTFHTEWMEK from the coding sequence ATGACAAAACAACAGATTGGCGTTATCGGACTGGCGGTAATGGGCAAGAACCTTGCATTTAATATTGAAAGCAGAGGATATTCAATTTCCGTCTATAATCGCTCAGGATCAAAAACGGACGAAATGATGAAGGAAGCGGAAGGTAAAAACGTAACGGCCGCTTACACGCTTGAGGAATTCGTCCATTCTTTGGAAACACCACGCAAAATTTTATTGATGGTTAAAGCTGGTGCTGCAACAGATGCGACAATCGAGCAATTAAAACCGTTACTTGAAAAAGGGGATATCGTTATTGATGGAGGAAATACCTTCTTCAAGGACACTCAGCGCCGTAATGACGAATTAAGCAAGCTTGGCATCCATTTCATCGGTACAGGCGTCTCAGGAGGGGAAGAAGGGGCTCTAACAGGTCCATCCATCATGCCTGGGGGTCAAAAAGAAGCATATGAACTGGTTGCACCGATATTAAAGGATATTTCAGCTAAGGTCGATGGTGATGCTTGCTGTACGTATATCGGACCGGATGGAGCAGGTCATTATGTGAAAATGGTACATAATGGTATTGAATACGGGGACATGCAGTTGATTTCCGAATCTTATTTCCTTTTGAAAAATCTTCTTGGACTGTCCGCTGAAGAATTCCATGAAGTCTTTACTGAATGGAATGAAGGGGAACTTGATAGTTATCTAATTGAAATTACTGCTGATATTTTCAAAAAATATGATGAAGAAACTGGCAAGCCGATGGTCGATATCATTTTAGATAAAGCGGGCCAAAAAGGAACAGGGAAATGGACAAGTCAAAGTGCACTTGATCTTGGTGTTCCGCTTCCAATCATTACGGAATCCGTATTCGCCCGGTTTATTTCAGCAATCAAGGACGAGCGTGTTGAAGCGAGTAAAATCCTTCGTGGTCCAAAAGCCGAATCATTTACAGGCGACAAAAAGGCATTGATTGAAAGTATCCGAAAAGCACTTTATATGAGCAAAATCTGTTCATATGCACAAGGATTTGCACAAATGAAAGCAGCATCAGAAGAAAATGACTGGAACTTGCAATATGGCGAAATCGCGATGATTTTCCGTGGCGGCTGCATCATTCGTGCACAATTCCTTCAAAAAATCAAGGAAGCGTACGATCGTGAAGCGAACTTGAATAACCTGCTTCTTGATCCTTATTTCCAAGGGATCGTCGAAAGCTATCAAGGAGCTCTACGTGAGGTAGTGTCAACGGCAGTGATGAACGGAATTCCGGTTCCTTGCTTGTCATCGGCACTTGCCTATTTCGACAGCTATCGTACAGAAACGCTGCCAGCTAACCTAATTCAAGCCCAACGTGACTATTTTGGAGCTCATACGTATCAACGCATTGATAAAGAAGGAACGTTCCATACCGAATGGATGGAAAAATAA
- a CDS encoding DNA polymerase IV — MKDMYPKNGRVILHVDMNSFYASVEMSYDVSLKGKPLAIAGNVEERRGIIVTCSYEARKFGVKTTMPIWQAKKLCPQLVIQKPNFERYRKASLAIFDVLRQYTEMVEPVSIDEGYLDISECAELGSPLDIANSIQERILNTMDLPCSIGIAPNKFLAKTASDMKKPMGITILRKRDISEKLWPLQVNEMHGIGDKTSEKLKTIGIMTIRDLAIANDSQLKQLLGINGIRLKDRANGIDPRIVDPEAIFDHKSIGNSTTLPHDSTNQKELIGVLEKLSERVAIRLKNKRLLGQKIGVTIRYKDRRTITRSRTVPNPVFEKKDILDGATDLFMKNWNGEGIRLLGVTAYDVIEKESAFKQLDIFSFQEDAAKEPLYEAMEHLQNKYGENIIKKGLPLKNRSIGTDTSFSKDFFEQSRRNDPSFEKE; from the coding sequence ATGAAGGACATGTATCCCAAAAATGGCAGGGTCATTCTCCATGTAGACATGAATAGTTTCTATGCTTCAGTTGAAATGTCATATGATGTTTCATTGAAAGGCAAACCGCTTGCGATTGCAGGCAATGTTGAAGAGAGAAGAGGCATAATCGTCACCTGCAGCTATGAGGCGAGGAAGTTCGGGGTTAAAACGACCATGCCGATTTGGCAGGCGAAAAAACTATGTCCTCAATTAGTCATTCAGAAACCGAATTTCGAGCGTTATCGAAAGGCATCACTGGCTATTTTCGATGTATTGAGGCAATATACAGAGATGGTTGAACCGGTTTCGATAGATGAGGGGTATCTGGATATTAGTGAATGCGCCGAATTGGGTTCACCTTTAGATATAGCCAATAGCATTCAGGAAAGAATTTTGAATACGATGGATCTCCCTTGCAGCATCGGGATTGCCCCTAATAAATTTTTGGCCAAAACTGCCTCTGATATGAAGAAGCCAATGGGAATCACCATATTAAGGAAAAGGGATATTTCGGAAAAGCTCTGGCCTTTACAAGTGAACGAAATGCATGGAATCGGGGATAAGACCTCGGAAAAGCTTAAAACCATCGGCATAATGACGATCAGAGACCTTGCAATTGCCAATGATAGTCAACTGAAACAGCTTCTTGGGATCAATGGCATCCGTTTGAAAGATAGGGCTAATGGAATTGACCCCAGGATTGTGGATCCCGAAGCGATTTTTGATCATAAAAGCATTGGGAACTCAACAACTCTGCCACATGACTCCACAAATCAAAAAGAACTGATCGGTGTATTGGAAAAGCTTTCTGAGAGGGTAGCCATCCGTTTGAAAAATAAACGCCTGCTTGGTCAAAAAATAGGTGTGACGATCCGTTACAAAGACCGCCGCACTATAACGAGAAGCAGGACGGTTCCTAATCCTGTTTTTGAAAAAAAGGATATCCTGGATGGAGCTACAGATCTCTTTATGAAAAATTGGAATGGGGAAGGGATCAGACTCCTTGGTGTCACTGCCTATGATGTCATAGAGAAAGAGTCAGCCTTCAAACAGCTGGATATTTTCTCCTTTCAAGAGGATGCAGCAAAAGAACCTCTGTATGAAGCGATGGAACACTTGCAAAATAAGTACGGAGAAAATATTATTAAAAAGGGATTACCCTTGAAGAACCGTTCGATTGGAACAGACACTAGCTTCAGCAAAGATTTCTTTGAGCAATCCAGGAGGAATGATCCCTCTTTTGAAAAAGAATAG
- a CDS encoding tripeptidase T, translating to MINEERLVSEFMELVQIDSETKNEAAIAKVLKEKFEALGLEVFEDDTTAVTGHGAGNLVCTLKGMKEGVDTIYFTSHMDTVVPGNGIKPSIKDGYIVSDGTTILGADDKAGLAVMLETLKVLKEQNIEHGTIEFIITVGEESGLIGAKALDRSLVTAKFGFALDSDGKVGNIVVAAPTQAKVSAIILGKTAHAGVAPEKGVSAITIASKAISRMPLGRIDEETTANIGRFQGGQQTNIVCDHVEILAEARSLIPEKMEKQVARMKEAFETAAIEMGGRAEVEVNVMYPGFKYGAGDHVVEVARKAAEKIGRPCELVKSGGGSDANVIAGFGIPTVNLAVGYEDIHTTNERIPVEELTKLAEMVVSIIKEVSGE from the coding sequence ATGATTAATGAAGAACGTTTAGTTAGTGAATTTATGGAATTGGTCCAGATTGATTCCGAAACGAAAAATGAAGCAGCCATCGCCAAAGTGCTGAAAGAAAAATTCGAGGCACTGGGTTTAGAGGTTTTTGAAGATGATACAACAGCAGTTACTGGTCATGGTGCAGGCAATTTAGTATGTACTTTAAAAGGAATGAAAGAAGGCGTAGATACCATTTATTTCACCTCCCATATGGATACGGTTGTACCTGGGAACGGAATCAAGCCTTCCATCAAAGATGGATACATAGTGTCAGACGGAACGACCATTTTAGGAGCGGATGACAAAGCTGGATTAGCGGTCATGTTAGAAACGCTTAAAGTGTTGAAAGAACAGAATATCGAGCATGGGACAATCGAATTTATCATAACAGTCGGTGAAGAATCTGGCTTGATAGGGGCAAAGGCATTGGATCGCTCACTTGTAACGGCAAAATTCGGTTTTGCTCTTGATAGTGATGGAAAAGTTGGCAATATCGTCGTTGCTGCACCTACTCAGGCGAAAGTGTCTGCGATAATTTTAGGCAAGACTGCTCACGCTGGTGTCGCCCCTGAAAAAGGAGTTTCGGCAATTACGATCGCTTCCAAAGCGATCTCAAGAATGCCGTTAGGCCGGATCGACGAGGAAACGACAGCCAACATCGGACGTTTCCAAGGTGGACAGCAAACCAATATTGTTTGTGACCATGTTGAAATCCTTGCGGAAGCAAGATCCTTGATTCCTGAAAAAATGGAAAAACAAGTGGCGAGAATGAAAGAGGCATTCGAGACTGCCGCCATTGAAATGGGCGGACGGGCTGAAGTTGAAGTTAACGTCATGTATCCTGGTTTTAAATATGGGGCTGGCGATCATGTAGTCGAAGTCGCAAGAAAGGCAGCAGAGAAAATCGGTCGTCCATGCGAGTTGGTTAAAAGCGGCGGCGGAAGCGATGCCAATGTCATTGCAGGTTTTGGGATTCCTACTGTCAATCTCGCAGTGGGGTATGAAGATATCCATACTACGAATGAAAGAATACCCGTTGAGGAATTAACGAAGCTTGCTGAAATGGTTGTCAGTATCATCAAAGAAGTATCCGGGGAATAA
- a CDS encoding acyl-CoA carboxylase subunit beta, with protein sequence MTDIYETINDLYDRRRKVEMGGGEERIDKQHEKGKLTARERIELLVDPGTFIELNPFIKHRNTNFGMEKEEGPGEGVVTGYGKVNGRDIYLFSQDFTVFGGALGEMHALKIANVMDLAAENGAPFIGLNDSGGARIQEGVVSLDGYGQIFYRNSIYSGVIPQISVIMGPCAGGAVYSPAITDFVFMVEKTSQMFITGPKVIETVTGEKISSEGLGGATVHNTISGNAHFKGATEEQVLADVRRLLSYLPQNNEEKPPVLETDDGDDYRPDLTDVVPYEGIRPYDVRKVLEQIVDEGSFMEVQEGFAKNIVVGLARIKGKSVGLVCNQPKVLAGGLDIDSSDKAARFIRFCDSFNIPLITFEDVSGFFPGVKQEHGGIIRHGAKLLYAYSEATVPKLTIILRKAYGGAYVALNSKSIGADLTFAWPNAEIAVMGSAGAANIIFAREIQNSEDPEATRAAKIEEYRDKFANPYVAASLGMVDDVIDPRETRIKIIQSLEMLRNKKEKRPWKKHGNIPL encoded by the coding sequence ATGACAGACATATATGAAACGATCAATGACTTATATGACAGACGCCGCAAAGTGGAAATGGGCGGCGGTGAAGAAAGGATCGATAAGCAGCATGAAAAGGGCAAACTTACTGCAAGGGAAAGAATCGAGCTTTTAGTTGATCCGGGAACTTTCATTGAACTTAATCCTTTCATCAAACACCGTAATACTAATTTTGGCATGGAAAAGGAAGAAGGACCGGGAGAAGGGGTTGTCACCGGTTATGGAAAGGTAAACGGCCGCGACATTTATCTGTTTTCCCAGGACTTTACTGTATTTGGCGGTGCACTAGGGGAAATGCATGCTCTGAAAATTGCCAATGTTATGGATTTGGCAGCGGAAAATGGGGCCCCCTTCATAGGTTTGAACGATTCTGGTGGAGCGCGTATTCAAGAAGGTGTTGTTTCCCTTGACGGATATGGACAAATATTTTATCGGAACTCCATTTATTCAGGCGTCATTCCACAAATTTCCGTTATTATGGGACCTTGTGCAGGCGGAGCCGTTTATTCTCCAGCCATAACCGACTTTGTCTTCATGGTTGAAAAAACGAGCCAAATGTTCATAACAGGACCTAAAGTCATTGAAACGGTTACGGGTGAAAAGATTTCATCTGAAGGGTTGGGTGGAGCGACTGTACATAATACCATAAGCGGTAATGCGCATTTCAAGGGAGCAACAGAAGAACAAGTATTGGCCGACGTTAGACGTCTCCTGAGCTATCTTCCACAAAACAATGAAGAGAAGCCGCCGGTTTTGGAAACGGACGATGGAGATGACTACCGTCCGGACTTAACGGATGTAGTCCCTTATGAAGGGATCCGTCCATATGATGTTCGGAAAGTATTGGAGCAAATTGTCGATGAGGGTTCCTTCATGGAGGTGCAAGAGGGCTTTGCGAAAAACATAGTGGTCGGCTTAGCCCGAATCAAAGGGAAATCAGTGGGACTTGTCTGTAACCAGCCAAAAGTATTGGCAGGGGGACTGGATATTGATTCATCTGATAAGGCTGCCCGTTTTATTCGTTTTTGTGACTCGTTTAACATTCCGTTAATTACGTTTGAAGATGTTTCAGGCTTCTTCCCGGGCGTTAAACAAGAGCATGGCGGGATAATCCGTCACGGTGCAAAGCTGCTATACGCATATTCAGAAGCAACAGTACCAAAATTGACGATCATCCTGCGTAAAGCATACGGAGGAGCTTATGTGGCCCTTAATAGTAAATCCATCGGTGCTGATCTAACATTTGCATGGCCAAATGCGGAAATCGCGGTAATGGGTTCTGCTGGAGCGGCAAATATCATTTTTGCCCGTGAAATTCAAAATAGTGAAGACCCTGAAGCGACTCGTGCAGCTAAAATAGAAGAATACCGTGATAAATTCGCTAATCCATATGTTGCCGCAAGTCTTGGAATGGTAGATGATGTAATTGATCCCCGGGAAACAAGGATTAAGATCATTCAATCACTTGAAATGCTTCGCAACAAAAAAGAAAAACGTCCATGGAAAAAACACGGCAATATCCCGTTATGA